Below is a genomic region from Prolixibacteraceae bacterium.
TTGAAAAAACAGTTAAATGTTCAGGAATAATTAGCAAGTTCAATTCTTCAACTTGTCGGATTATATCAAGAAGTGTAGGTTCTGTTTCGTCCCAAAGCGAAGCAAGAACTTCTACTGCATTGTTAGCTTTTCTAATTTCTTCAAGTTGATTTTCACTTGCCATTAATACTTCCCTATTTAAGATTGGTGAGTGTTTTTTTATTAATTGAGCAACTTTAAAATCATCTCCATCACGTTTTGCATTAATCAAAGGCAATAGTTGTTGAGTAAAAAAGCCTAATCCTTTTAATGTGCCATCTAAAGCTCCTGTTGAATCTATATCGTAGAATGGTTTAAAAAGTCCAATGAAATCATCCCTTCTTGCAGCCATTTTGTGCTCTAGAGTAAGTGTTTTTATTTCATCAGAAGAATTCCACAATTCATCTTCTGAAATTTCAGCCATTTTAGTAGCCACTTCTGTTTCAATTTTAGTCTGATCAATACTACCGTTTGAATCAACTATAAACAACCGTACAACGCCTTCAATATTTTTATCAGCTGGCTTTTGTTGTTGCTTATCAACAGAGATCCTTATCTTATTGATTAACTTAATAACTCGTTTGGGGCAACGGTAATTAATTTCTTTAGAGGGTTTAGCCCATTCAGGAGGGATGTTTTCACCTAAATCTACTTTACCATCAGTATATATCCTCTGCATGGTATCACCAAATAAACCTAATGAAAAGTTTGCTGAGAATGTCTGTTGCAGACTAAAAAATGCATCAAGAAGAGCTTCCTTTGTATCTTGACTTTCATCAATTAAGAGGATTGGATATTTCTGAACCACAACCTTCTGCATTAATGGAAATCCGGAAATAAAATCGGCAACCATTTTAATCACCTCGGCATGGTTTAAAGAATCCCGGTCAGTATTTACTCCATTAGGATTATATGTGAATTTTTTAACTGTTTCAAGGTTCTCAATTCTCTTTTTTTTGGATTCAATCTTTTTCTTTCTGTCCTCAGAGGCTTTGCCACCTCGTCCTTTCCTTTCTTTTTCCTGTAATTCCGCTATTTCAGTAAGAGTATTATTTTTAATCCATTCTTTAATATCAACCTGAAAAGGCTGTATTAATTCCCATGCGAAACTATGTATGGTTGATACAATAAAGGTTGTATCGTATTCTAAACGTCTTTTTATTTCGTCACTAGCAGCATTTGTATAAGTTATAATAGCTACTTTTTGACCATTTAATTGAAGTTGTTTAGCATAGCTTTCTTTAAAACGTTTAAGCACATCTACTAATGACCTTGTTTTTCCTGAACCAGCACCAGCAAAAAGGAAAAAGCTTTTGGGTTTGTTTAAATCAAGGCATGAAAAAATTTCATCGTTTACATTCACTTTTATTGCTTGGCTCATTCTACACCTCCTTTCGTTGAAGTAGAACCTTGACTTAGTTTTTCATTTAACCAATCTAGTCCTTCTTTGATATATAAAGGAGTTTCTAGCTTCTTTGGGTCTTCTAAGTACAGTAGTTCTAAAGCCATTTCAGCTTTTTTACCAGTTTTTAAAGCTTCAAACATATCAGTACAAGCTTCAATTACATCCTCCTTCTTTAAAGCTTCAACCATCTTCTTTATTAATCCTGATGGTGAAATTAGTTTCTCAAACAATTTAATATTTGAGAAAACTAAAGCATCCTCAAAAGTATAAGGTGTTATTAAAGTGTCTGGATTTCCTTTATATTCTATTTTAAAGGGAAATTGATAAGCAACTCGAACAAGATTATTTTCTGAGGTTTTATCTTCCACCTTTAAATCAATAAGTTTATCAAAGTTTTGTTCTCTGGGCAACCACTCTTTAAGAGTGCTATTTCCAGTTCTGTAGTTTTTACCCTTGTATGGTAATACTTTCTCGTTAGAGCTTTCTTTAATTGAATCAATATCAGTAACAACTAGGGTAATTATACCAAGGTCATTTATTAAAGGTTGTAATTGCTTTGCGTGACTTCCTCCAATTTCTAAAACGGTAATATATCTACAATGTAGCTTAGAAAATTTATGCTTAATAAAATGCGGTAAGAGCATATTCTCAACTGAACCTTCAACTAATATTACTGCATCTGCAAAGAATATGTCGCTATGCGTTGTTTTTAAATAGCGAGTTGCAAATTTTGAGGTTTTATCTTCTGAACCAAATGTGGTGGATAGGTTAACAATCGTTGCACATGGAACTTTTACCTCTTTTGATGCTGGAAGCCTTTTGAAATAGCGCAAACTTGTAAAATCAATTTCGTGTGCGATATGGCTAGAGTGTGTACTAACTATCATTTGGGTTGAGAGCTTTGTATTATCACCTAATTCTGCATGTTTTCGTAGAACACTATATGCTTTCTTAATGAAAACTTGTTGAACTTGAGCATGTAGGTGTGCTTCTGGTTCTTCGATTAAAACCAAGTGCAATGGCTCAACTACATCATCAGTTTTAGTATCATTTGATTTTGCCTTCCCTTTTTTTAACCACTCATCTCTAAAACGAATTAGCTTAAATACCATCGAAACAAGATTCTGATAACCCAAACCATTGTATTTCTCAGGTAAATATGAAGGAATATCTTCGTTGTTTTCAGTTTTAAATACATTAAATTGAACCGCACTTTCGTGGTCTAAACCATCGGTAGGTTTAACTTTGCTTGAAATAATTATTTCAGGGTCACTAAATCCTGGATACCCCAATTCTTCAAGTTCGGAAATAGCTGGACCAAAGCTTTTTTTAAGTTTTGTGTCAAATTGTCTTCTTGCTTCATCTATTGCTGCTAAAGCTTCAATGTCTTCAGGATTTGGATTTTCCGTAGGGTTTAAATGTTTATCATAGTAACTTCTTAACTGATTAGTTAGTGAAGAAACAGAGCTATTGGTTGGACTATCTGTAGTATTTGCATCAGAGAATCCTCTTTGAGCATTAATAACATCAATCTTAAATAACCCTTCAAAAGGTTCTTTTTCAAGGGGAATAGCTTCGTCAGGAAGTTCCTGAGGTATTGCTTTGCCTTCATTTGGTTCTTTAAGCAGTTCTGGATTTAAAATATAAGATTTTACACCAAAGTGGTTATGAAATTTCTTTTCAAGAAAGTCTTTTAAGGATTTAGGCCAAAGTTCAACCTTATGCTTTTTATTTTTCTCACTAGAAACTATGTGTTGGGACTTATCAATTGTTGATTTGAACTCATTAAATAAGGATTCAATATCCTTGGGTTCAAATCTCATTCTAACCCCAAGTTTCCCTCCATTCCAGCTAAGAGTAGGTATTAAATTACTTACATAGTGAACTTCATCCTCAGTTACATCTAACCAAATATCAATTGAGGGTACAATAGATTCCCATTTTTTAATTGATAGTGCATCTTCATTTAAAGGTTGTGACAGCCAGTTTTTTTCAATCTCGTTTACCTGTATCCAATTTGATAAAGTTATATCCGTAGGAGAAAAACATGTTCGTTTAGTTTTTTTGAGAAATAGCATTAAAACATCCATCGCTGATGTTTTTCCACTATTATTAGCACCAACCAAGATGGTTTCTTTTTCGCTAAGTTCTATTCTACAAGACTTTAGTTTTCTGAAATTTTGAACTTCAATGTATGCTATTCTCATATAACAGGTTTTAATTAGATTCTTATTATTAATGGTTTCCCTCGACCCACAATTCCCTTGGAATCAACTTTGACAAGCGCAACTCTCTAATGCCTATCCCTTTGCCATTATTTTTGGATAATTTCACGTTCTGCTAGTTTTAATGCTTCCTGCCCGAGAGGTTCATTACGGATCACATCCTTTATTTTATCCGCCAACCATAAAATAACCAGATCATTTTCTTGAACTTTTAGTACTGATGCTAATTGTTTGATGTGTTCACGTTGCGCTCTCCGATCACCTCTTTCAAGCTTGTTCATTAAAGCAGTATCAACCTCTAAGTCGGCTGTAATTTGCCTTAACAATCCCCTCGTTCTACTCTTAATTCCCTTAATCTCTTGCCAAGTATATTCATTACTGCATCTGGCCTTGTCCGGTTCAATCAAATATAATAAAATTTAAAGATACTTTTTTCTTATATAGATTCATTTCTTCTAAATCAATACATAATTGGGTGCTTGAATTATTAAGTTCCCCTAAGTAATCTTAAATAACTAGATAAAAAGAAGGAGAAATCCTCTTTCTTTATCTGCGATAAGTGGGGTCAAATCAGACTGGATGTGTACTATTCACGTGTTCCCCAACACTTAGTGTCTTGGTGGGTCCCTTAAATAATCAGACTTTCAGCCTTCCTGTTGAATTATTGCTTGTACCCAGCGCTTCGCACTGGGCTGTTAACTGTAGCACTTTCAGTGCATTGTTGTTGTATTAAATATTTATTTCGGCCAGGCCTTCAGCCTTTGGATATTGGGTATATTTATACCCAAGGCTCATTTCTATAATGCGCACCCGCGCAATATATTCATTTCACCATTGGGCTAAGTTCGGTTTCCCTTTCAGGGAAGGTTGTAGCATAATAAAAAGATCAGTTTCACCTGTATGCCATTCCGTGCTCTTCAGCTTTGCGTATTATCCGCATTATATCCAATACGACCTAGTTTGTGCCAATTCATTGGCACGAGAGGGATACCACAGCAGTCATCGATTAACGCGCACGGCGTGCCAATGAATTGGCACAAACTAGGCAAACCAACGTCATCGAAATAAAAGATCTGTTTTATCTGTCTAATCCGTTTATCTGTGTCCCATTCCGTGCGCCTAAACACTTCGTGCCTTTGTGTCTTCGTGGTGTTTTTTTTCTTGCGTTTCCATATGCTTATAATGATATAGAGAGACGCGAGCATCGCGCCTGTACCAAGTATGGGGTTTCAATAAAAAGATCCGTGATAATCTGTTATATCCGTCTAATCTGTGGCTAAAAATTTCCTTCGTGCCTTTGTGACTTCGTGGTGTTTTTTCTTCTTGCGTTTCCATATGCTTATAATGATAAAGGAGACGCGAGCATCGCACCTGTACCAAGAATGGGATTACAACAAAATGATCCGTGGAAATCTCTAATATCCGTCTAATCTGTGGCTAAATTTTCTCTTCGTGCCTTTGTGTCTTTGTGGTTCTTTTTATCTGTGTGCTATCCCTTGCGCACCGACGGCTTTGTGCTTTAGGCGGGATGATTTTTTAACAATAAAAAGCAATCATTACCTTTATTGAGTATATTTGGCACCCTTATGATAAAAAGATGATGGAGCTGAGGACTTCATTAAATGATGAATTTGTATTTAGATGAAAACGATTATACTAGGTGTTCTATTAAGTCTCTTTGGATTTATCTCCTTAGGACAGGAGTTGTCAGATAAGTTATATCATCAGCTATTTGATGAGATTGCATCAAGAAATCCACCAAAGAATATTTCTCAGAAGCTTGATAGTTTAATGGGTATAGAAACTATGTCAACTTTTGATTCTGCAAGAGTGTATAACCTCAAAGGGGTATACCATGATTTAATACAAGAGAGCGATTTAGCAGTAGCCTCACTACAGAAGGCAATAGTTCTTTTTGAGGGGAGCTATAAGTGGAAAACGAAAGTACAATTGAATTTGTCAACCGCCTATACTAGTAGCCATCAGTTTACCAAAGCGACAACAATGTTGATGGAAGTGGCAAAGAGTGCTAAGGAGAATGATGATCTCAATTTACATACCAAAGTGAAGGAGTATTTTGCTAACCTCTATTTTAACCAGGGCGATATAAAGAGAGCGTTGAATGAACTAGAACAGGTCGCTTTGTCGTATGAAGAACTAAAAGATACTATAACCCTATCGAGGCTCTACAATAATTTGGCTGTCCTCTATAAGAAGAACGAAGCCTATTCGAAAGCTATTGAGTACAATGTGAAATCATTGAACTTAAGCAAAGCGATGAAAGATAGTCACGCTGTTTCTCAGTCATATAATAATATCGGATTGAACTATGAACGACTGTTTTATAAAACAGATAGTGTTCCTTATATGCAGCAATCCATTGCATTCTTTAAGGAGGCCATCAAAATTAAGAGGCAATTCCCTGAGGCATGGAATACAGCTCTATACAATCTAATTCGAGTATATCGGCTTATAGGAGAATATGATAAAGCCAACCAATACTCTTTAGAACTTAGTGAAAGTAAAAGAGGAGCATACAAAGAGGTGGAGCAGATGCTTCGTGATAAGATGCTCTTTGCTCTAAATAGAGGTCATTCGATAGAGGCTTTCCATTGTCTGTTTAAATTGGATTCAATTCAGAAGATCATTCGTGACCTACAGACACATGATTTTGAGCAGATGTTAAAAAATCAGAGTGATCTATTTGAATCGAAGAGGAGTGAGAAGGAGAAAGCCTTGGCATTAACCGAAGAGCATAACCTTCGGTTGATAGTTGAGAATAAGCATAATCGTTTACAAATAATCTTTCTCTCGATACTCGTAATTATATTAATGGGACTATTTGGATTCGTTTTCTATCATAAAAGTATCATTCATAAGAATGAGCAAGAGAAGAAAGATTTAAAGCTTACCATATTACGTTCACAGATGAATCCCCATTTCATCTTTAATGTACTTACGGCGATACAGAATAGTTTGTTGGATGATGATCCTTTAAAGACAGCAGGATATATTGCACGTTTTTCTAATCTCGTGCGTAAGAATTTTGACTTCACAGATAAAGAGAGTATCCCTTTGAATGATGATATAGACGCACTTGTTAACTATATCGAGACACAGAAGATACGTTTTGGTAGCAAGTTTGATTATCAAATCGAAATAGATCAATCAATCATAAAGGATGAAGTATATATACCTCCGATGTTAATGCAACCGCTAGTGGAGAATGCTATTGAACATGGGTTAAAGAAGTGCAAGCACAAGGGACAACTAGAAGTGAAGGTTCAACAGAAAGGTCGACAACTCTTCTTCTGTGTAACAGATAACGGGGTGGGGTATGCCCCAAAGCCTACAGATGGGAAGAAACATGCACTAGATGTGTTACGAGCACGATTACATCTTTTAGGGTATGGAGATGAAAAGACCTTTGTGATTCAACGAAAAGGAGTAGATGGTGGTACCGAAGTGAAATTTTCATTAACACTTAAGAAAGATGTATAAAGGAATTATAGTTGAAGATGAATTCAATGCCCAACAGGCATTGTCTAAAATGTTACGCCTACTGTTTCCAAATCTTGAGATATTAGGGATCTTTTCTTCTTTTGAGCAGAGCCAACAGTTCCTTCTGAACACATCAGTAGATTTGATGTTTCTAGATATTGAATTGGAGGATGGGATGAGTATTGATAAGCTCAAAGAGATAGATCATAGTAAGTATCAGATTATTTTTACTACAGGATATAACCAATATGCTATTGATGCGATCAAACTCAATGCCTTAGACTACCTATTAAAGCCAATCGAGCCAATGGAGTTGCAGGGAGCAGTTAAAAAAGCATTAGCTAAAATAGATAAAGAGAAGGCGACACATGACACGCTATTGGCTGCCAACAAGGTGTTGGAGAAAGAGAGAAAAGAGCTGGTGGTAAAAACAATTGATAACACCTACTATCTCAATATAAATGATATTGTGATGTTTCAATCAGAAGGTGCTTATACCCAAATAACGACATTAGATAACACTATTCTTGCCTCAAAACATCTAAAGCATTATGAGCAGATGGTACTTTCTTATGGCTTTATTCGAACACACCAATCTTTTGTTGTCAATAAGAAATATATACAAAGCCTTCAGAAAACACAAATTACTTTAGTAAATGACCTGATTGCAAATATCTCTGTTCGTAAATATGCTGAGGTGAAAGCACAAATTGAGAATGGATGATGGCTATTCTTAGTAGACCTCTTTCTCTGTGACATCATTTTATCTTACTTTTTTGACGAATATCAAATGAATCACGACGTTTATTAATCGGATTTGACATCTTGACAGATAGTCTATTCTTTTGAATCGAATTCTTGAAAAAGATACAGTATAAGACCTATTGCTTTTCCAGCCAACATAATCTCAATGGTCTTGCGGTGGAAGTATGCTATCTGACCCATAGCGACAAAATACTTCCATTGGCAGGATATATTATTGCAAAATAGATGTCATACCATATAATCCCTATGGTCTTGCGGTGAGAAAGTTTTGCTACCTGAACCATAGCTATTACGCTTTCTCATTCGCAGGCTGTAAATAAAATTGACTGCTAAATTTTAACTGAAAAAAACCTATACCTTACAAGTAGCAGGATGTTCTATCTTCCCCATAGGATGCTAATGTTTCCCTTGTTTTAATATTAGTATTGGTCCAACATGTCCTACGGGATTGTTGGACCTTTTTTTGTTTAGCTACTAGTTGGAGTGCTAAGAGTAGCAAATAGATGACACCGATCTTTATTGTGGTTGATGTGTTGGGTAATGACTTTTTAAACACAAAGACACGAAGAAAATTCCCACGGATCTTTTTTTGCTGTAACATTCCCTGAAGGGGAAACCGAACTTAGCCCAATGGTGAAATGACTATAATGCGCTGTAGCGCTGTATAGGAGTGAGCCTTGGGGAAATAAATATCACCACCAACCAAGGGCTGAAAGCCTGGTCCAAATAAATTTATTAGCCACGGATTCAACGGATTTTCACTGATCTTTTTTTGCTGTAACATTCCCTGAAGGGGAAACCGAACTTAGCCCAATGGTGGAAACCTTGGGAAAGAAGAGTTGATGTGCAAGGATGGAATACAGATTAAACTGTTTTAATGAACCCATTATATCACCTATGAACAGGACAATTGATCGATATTTTTCTGCTCTGTTCTGCGAATATCAAATAAATCCCTACACTTATCAATCGCTTTAGGACAACCGAATGAATCTGCCCAACTTTGAAGTGTCATTAGAAAAATCATCCATTTTTAGAGAGTGGATAATGATTAAAATACCTAACATTATTATATAGATAGAGTCATGATTTACGGAATTACATTATTGCTATTAGGTGTACTTGCTGCACCATCGTTGTTGTTGTCGAAAAAACCAAATGCAAAAGAACTTTTAGATAAAATGACCCCATACCAAGGGTGGATAGGGCTTATCTCTTGTCTATGGGGCGTTTGGGGAATTATCCAAGCAGTATTGAGTCTTGGTTTACTTACTTCTAGTCCAATCTGGTGGTTAAGTTGGATGGGCGGAAATGTTTTAGAAGCGTCTTTAGGATTCCTACTTGGATATGGTATGATAAGTCAATTGGTGTTATCTAAAAATGAGGCAGCCAAAGAAAAAGGAGCTAAGCTATTGGAGAAATTATCTCCATTACAAGGGAAACTAGGTTTATTTGCTATTGTATTGGGAGCATGGACTATTATCGCATCTATTCTCTTTTCATAACGTAGTATCTAAGATACATTAGACTTTACTTGAGTTAATTGTTGTTTGTGAGGGCACCATAGAGTTATAAATACACTATGGTGCCTATTTGTGTTTTCGCGTAAATTATGTCTTATCTTAGATAGGGGTTCCTCCGTAGTTTATTGATACTTTAAGGATACTTCGTTGATAGTTGCTTGATCAAAAATGTTAAATAGATGAGATTACTATTGTCATGCTATCTATTTGTTGATTCCAAAAGAGCTCTGAAACCATAGCGATATATGATCTTTTTGTTATGGATAAAAATAATAAAGTCTCTGGTTTAAAAAGCTTAATACTACAAAATACAATTGCCTGTTTATCATATATTGATTGTATGACTTAGCGTTGCATCTATGATTCGAATGCAACGCTATATGATTACCTTCCAGATTTTGGAAAGCCCCTGTTTTTATCTGTATTAACTTCCTTTAAACTCTCAAGAGTTGTAATATTAATGTAGTTGCGATGATTATTTCAGCTTTCCCGGTTCTTTCCTTATTCTGATTCTCTGTCTTATCCAAAGTATAAGTCCTATTAGCAGCGAAAGAATCCATAAGCTTGGTTCACTCATCCTTTGTGGCTCTTCACCAATGTCAAGGGATTTATTACTTGCCAATACTTGATTCTGTATTTTCTTGAGCATAGCTTTCTGTGCTTCGTTTTCAACGACCATATACGATGTGACTGGGGTCATGGTTTTTGATATGAAACTGCCCTTTACTAAGTTTAACCATTCCGTATTGGATTGTGATGGATTAAGATTCTGAGATATCCAGCTCCCTTTTATCTGCATCACTGAGATCCAATCATCTTCTTTTATATCTTTAGGATCAATGGATATGGAGTCTTTTTTTAATACAATACTTGATGATTTATCATCTGCTAGATATGCTATTCTACCATTTGAGCATTTATATCGTAAACAAGGGTAGTAGAAAGATAACTCTGACGTTTGAAGACAAGGCTTTTGGGGATTCGTTATTAACGAATGAGGTTCTAATATTTTATCTTCTTTAAGCAGATAAAAGAGTTTATTCTCTGGGTATGTTATTGCTAGATCTGAAAAGTCTT
It encodes:
- a CDS encoding AAA family ATPase, with translation MSQAIKVNVNDEIFSCLDLNKPKSFFLFAGAGSGKTRSLVDVLKRFKESYAKQLQLNGQKVAIITYTNAASDEIKRRLEYDTTFIVSTIHSFAWELIQPFQVDIKEWIKNNTLTEIAELQEKERKGRGGKASEDRKKKIESKKKRIENLETVKKFTYNPNGVNTDRDSLNHAEVIKMVADFISGFPLMQKVVVQKYPILLIDESQDTKEALLDAFFSLQQTFSANFSLGLFGDTMQRIYTDGKVDLGENIPPEWAKPSKEINYRCPKRVIKLINKIRISVDKQQQKPADKNIEGVVRLFIVDSNGSIDQTKIETEVATKMAEISEDELWNSSDEIKTLTLEHKMAARRDDFIGLFKPFYDIDSTGALDGTLKGLGFFTQQLLPLINAKRDGDDFKVAQLIKKHSPILNREVLMASENQLEEIRKANNAVEVLASLWDETEPTLLDIIRQVEELNLLIIPEHLTVFSKSKGVIDITLPPFSEDEKILNWYEVLKCNIRELEAYNNYISDNSRFGTHQGVKGLEFERVMVILDDEEAGGFLFSYEKLLGAKALTDRDIKNAEDGKDTSLDRTRRLFYVTCSRAEKSLAIVAYTKNPDKVVKYAISQNWFVEDEIISMN
- a CDS encoding AAA family ATPase, with the translated sequence MRIAYIEVQNFRKLKSCRIELSEKETILVGANNSGKTSAMDVLMLFLKKTKRTCFSPTDITLSNWIQVNEIEKNWLSQPLNEDALSIKKWESIVPSIDIWLDVTEDEVHYVSNLIPTLSWNGGKLGVRMRFEPKDIESLFNEFKSTIDKSQHIVSSEKNKKHKVELWPKSLKDFLEKKFHNHFGVKSYILNPELLKEPNEGKAIPQELPDEAIPLEKEPFEGLFKIDVINAQRGFSDANTTDSPTNSSVSSLTNQLRSYYDKHLNPTENPNPEDIEALAAIDEARRQFDTKLKKSFGPAISELEELGYPGFSDPEIIISSKVKPTDGLDHESAVQFNVFKTENNEDIPSYLPEKYNGLGYQNLVSMVFKLIRFRDEWLKKGKAKSNDTKTDDVVEPLHLVLIEEPEAHLHAQVQQVFIKKAYSVLRKHAELGDNTKLSTQMIVSTHSSHIAHEIDFTSLRYFKRLPASKEVKVPCATIVNLSTTFGSEDKTSKFATRYLKTTHSDIFFADAVILVEGSVENMLLPHFIKHKFSKLHCRYITVLEIGGSHAKQLQPLINDLGIITLVVTDIDSIKESSNEKVLPYKGKNYRTGNSTLKEWLPREQNFDKLIDLKVEDKTSENNLVRVAYQFPFKIEYKGNPDTLITPYTFEDALVFSNIKLFEKLISPSGLIKKMVEALKKEDVIEACTDMFEALKTGKKAEMALELLYLEDPKKLETPLYIKEGLDWLNEKLSQGSTSTKGGVE
- a CDS encoding XRE family transcriptional regulator, which translates into the protein MIEPDKARCSNEYTWQEIKGIKSRTRGLLRQITADLEVDTALMNKLERGDRRAQREHIKQLASVLKVQENDLVILWLADKIKDVIRNEPLGQEALKLAEREIIQK
- a CDS encoding histidine kinase, with translation MKTIILGVLLSLFGFISLGQELSDKLYHQLFDEIASRNPPKNISQKLDSLMGIETMSTFDSARVYNLKGVYHDLIQESDLAVASLQKAIVLFEGSYKWKTKVQLNLSTAYTSSHQFTKATTMLMEVAKSAKENDDLNLHTKVKEYFANLYFNQGDIKRALNELEQVALSYEELKDTITLSRLYNNLAVLYKKNEAYSKAIEYNVKSLNLSKAMKDSHAVSQSYNNIGLNYERLFYKTDSVPYMQQSIAFFKEAIKIKRQFPEAWNTALYNLIRVYRLIGEYDKANQYSLELSESKRGAYKEVEQMLRDKMLFALNRGHSIEAFHCLFKLDSIQKIIRDLQTHDFEQMLKNQSDLFESKRSEKEKALALTEEHNLRLIVENKHNRLQIIFLSILVIILMGLFGFVFYHKSIIHKNEQEKKDLKLTILRSQMNPHFIFNVLTAIQNSLLDDDPLKTAGYIARFSNLVRKNFDFTDKESIPLNDDIDALVNYIETQKIRFGSKFDYQIEIDQSIIKDEVYIPPMLMQPLVENAIEHGLKKCKHKGQLEVKVQQKGRQLFFCVTDNGVGYAPKPTDGKKHALDVLRARLHLLGYGDEKTFVIQRKGVDGGTEVKFSLTLKKDV
- a CDS encoding LytTR family DNA-binding domain-containing protein; the encoded protein is MYKGIIVEDEFNAQQALSKMLRLLFPNLEILGIFSSFEQSQQFLLNTSVDLMFLDIELEDGMSIDKLKEIDHSKYQIIFTTGYNQYAIDAIKLNALDYLLKPIEPMELQGAVKKALAKIDKEKATHDTLLAANKVLEKERKELVVKTIDNTYYLNINDIVMFQSEGAYTQITTLDNTILASKHLKHYEQMVLSYGFIRTHQSFVVNKKYIQSLQKTQITLVNDLIANISVRKYAEVKAQIENG